The sequence below is a genomic window from Tachyglossus aculeatus isolate mTacAcu1 chromosome X1, mTacAcu1.pri, whole genome shotgun sequence.
ATTCATAGATCAATTGGAATCACAGAGATCAGAGGTCACTGAGAATCCACCCCCGAAATCCTAGGTGGCTGTGCTTGTGGTCAAAGCACCAAATCCCAGGAACGGAACTCAGAGTTTTAGAGCAATGACTGTTTTCCTGAGAAGAGTTTCCTCAGGGCCCCCTTCATGTCCTCATTTCTCAGGCTATAGATGAACGGATTCAGCATGGGAATGACCACTGTGTACATCACAGATGCTACTAAGTCCTCGTGGTTGGAGTTGGTGGTTGTGGGATGGAAATGCACCCCTAGGCCAGCACCATAGAACAGCGTGACCACAGTGAGATGAGAActgcaggtagagaaggctttctTCTTGCTCCTGGCAGAAGGAAGCTTCAGCAGAGCAGAGACGATGCAGACATAGGAAGCAAGGATGCACATTGGAGGAACTATTCCTACCAGTCCAGCTAACGTGAAAATCACAACGTTATTAATGCTAGTGTCAGAACAGGAAAGCTTGAGCAACGGGATGATATCACAAAAGAAGTGAGGGATTTTGTTGTCTCCACAGAAAGAGAGCCGAGCCGTCATGAAAGTGTGCAACAGGGCATTGAGAAAAGTGGTAAACCAGGATCCGGCCACCAGGAAGACACAGAGCCGGGAGCTCATGATCAGAGAGTAACGTAAAGGGTGGCAGATGGCCTCGTAGCGGTCATATGCCATTGCCGTCAGAAGGAAACTGTCCATCAGTccaagaaaaaagaagaagaacaTCTGGATCAGGCAGCCGGCataggagatggttttcttccgGGTCTGGATGTTGAGcagcatcttggggaccgtggtggTCGTGAGGCAGAGATCAATGAAGGACAGGTGGctcaggaagaaatacatgggggtgtgcagatgCGAGACAGATCTTATGGTCAGGATGATGAGCAGATTTCCTAGTAACCCAATCAAGTACATCCACAGGAACAGCCCAAAGGTGAACTGTTGCTGCTCTGAATTGTCAGAAAATCCTAAAAGGATGAACTCAGAGATACTATGGTTTCCCCTTTCCATCTGTCTCAGATATCTGTTGGAAGAAAAACGTGGCAAAAATGTGGGCATTTGAAATAAAATCAGTTAAAGAGAGATCAGCTGTGACTTCACCAGAGAAGCATATTTTGGAAGGTGATTTTCCATATGAAATTCTGTATGGACCCTGAATATCCATGAAAGAAATAGCAAACAATAATGAGGAagctggcagcatggctcagtggaaagagcacgggcttaggagtcagaggtcatgggttctaatcccggctcctccacatctgctgtgtgaccttgggtaagtcacttaacttctccgagcctcagttacctcatctgtaaaatggggattaagactgtgagcctcaggtgggacaacgtgatcaccttgtattcccccagcgcttagaacagtgctttgcacatagtaagcacttaacaaatgctatcattattattattgttattctttcagCCCAAGAACAGCTCCTCAAACCTGACACATTACAAATCATCTAAAATTGAACATTGAATTGGAACATTCACCTGACTAATGTTAACTGA
It includes:
- the LOC119919814 gene encoding olfactory receptor 1G1-like, encoding MERGNHSISEFILLGFSDNSEQQQFTFGLFLWMYLIGLLGNLLIILTIRSVSHLHTPMYFFLSHLSFIDLCLTTTTVPKMLLNIQTRKKTISYAGCLIQMFFFFFLGLMDSFLLTAMAYDRYEAICHPLRYSLIMSSRLCVFLVAGSWFTTFLNALLHTFMTARLSFCGDNKIPHFFCDIIPLLKLSCSDTSINNVVIFTLAGLVGIVPPMCILASYVCIVSALLKLPSARSKKKAFSTCSSHLTVVTLFYGAGLGVHFHPTTTNSNHEDLVASVMYTVVIPMLNPFIYSLRNEDMKGALRKLFSGKQSLL